The Nicotiana tabacum cultivar K326 chromosome 1, ASM71507v2, whole genome shotgun sequence genome segment atagtgaatacaatgaaatagatAGAAATACAGCGAAATACATTgaaatgctttaaaaaaaaaggtaacaaaATCTTCAAATTGCTCAACCCCAAACTTCAACGACCTATTTTAGTCTATAATTTTCCGACTACTCATCAGATTCCGACCATGATTCCATAAGCAACaatggagaaagaaaagaaaacgagAAAGATCCAATCCAATTGAAATAAGGACTTAACCTAACCCGAATCGATTGAACAAAAAATACCACTATGCTATTGAATCAGGAAAAACCAAAATTCTATTCCCTGTTTGTGGAGTTGTCCTTTAAGTTCAAATACCAAATTACCAATCTATCGCATACAcagttgagctcgtcactgctagATCGTGTGCAGAAAGTAAACATTCTTTCACTAAGAATAATTGATTAACCATTAGGAATATGCCGTTGCAGTCGTCGGATGCGGGAGCTGGAGCAATTTCTGAAGTGGGCTTTGCACAAATCCGGTGGAAGGAGGAGGAGATcggaaattttaatgggatgAGGAAGAGAATGGGatatatcaaagtagagagagaaagaaaatagtgtaactgattagtgtatttagtggcttagggctaggaggtaatcaaaattaaatattttgctataaaccttaaaagatatctatagaatataatttttttaaatggtatttatttaaaataaataaggtcttaagctttgctataggaggtaaaaattcatAACATTATATTGAACAACCTTtgttgtaaaatttattttctcttctttcaaGGTTAAACACTTTTGAAAAATTTCTGGCTTCGATGTTGGAAGCAATTGACTCTAGCTAAAGCAAAGTGGAAAGAAAGCATGTGCaattaaaatcatgaattactatTTATGTGTCATCCCTTGTTATTTAATACTAATTAATAGCTACAAGTTGGTATTACTTCTAAATATCTATTATTAGTTGCTGAGATTTAAGTTGACTTTCATCTAGGGGAAACAAATGGGGTTGACAACCAAAAAAAGCTAGAGCTGTTAGATCTCCGTTTTAAGGTACTCAAAATTCTGTTTATGTTAAACTATATTGCATTGCTATATATGGAGCTCTAGTTTGACTTGTGATGTTCTCTGTCTTGTTCTTAAAAAAATGAGCAATTTCATGTCTATAATGTGTTAGATATGTCTCTTTGGGATGACCCAGTTCGTTTGGAGGGCGGTCATCCGTACAGATGACCTGGGATGGATCCCCTCAATGTTTTCTGGGTCGAGCCTGTCGCATAGGCTTGCCTAGTGTATGCAGTTTACATCCTCTGTATAGTTTGCAGGTTACTCAGTGGCGGTTTACCTAGTGTGTACAGAGTGCTCGCCCGAAAAGCAGAAGCTGTGGTAGAGGTTGTAGCGGCTGCGAGTTTTTCTGGGttctaaaaagaagaaaaaaatgtgtTTGATATGAATAAAATCATTTTCGAAGAAGAAATAGTTTTATCATCTGCAACTGGGTCTTTCACAAATTCTCAGTATAATTCAGTTCTGAAAACTTTAATTTTCAGTAAAAACACCGTTATGCATCCTTCAGAATTGTAATGCTAAAGGTGCTACCCAAAACCTGGGTTATGCAATGTGTCTTGTATGGAGAAATGGtgaagatatgtgatttattggTTGAGATGGAGATTTAATTGGTGGTTTCTATTGAAGAGGAAATTAACTACTAAATAAAAGTGTGTTCTCTCTAACAGtttaaacttttagatgagatggtcacacactTCAACATGACACCAAATCAGGCAGAGAACTGGTGAAGGTGGTCTTTAATGGAGGAAAactttaattaaagaaaagaggGGACAAAAacggagaaagaaagaaaatgaaagggaaaaagaaaaccaATTAGATCGTTGTGTGTTCATTTTCGTCTATTCAAATTATAATGGGTTATTTTGCACCATTTTCTCAATTTGCCAGGTCCAATAGTTACTCcttccgttccagtttatgtgaacctatttcacttttggtccgttccaaaaagaatgacccctttttaaatttagaaataatttagcttaaacttccaatgctacccttaatgagaaatttttataatcATACAAATACTTTGGATccttttttgacttgtttaggaccacaaattccaaaagtttttattttttttaaatcccgTGTCCAGTCAAACAAGTTCGCATAAATTAGAATGGAGGGAGTATATGATATGAACCATTTCACAAGAGATCTTTGTGTTAAAATGTAGGAGACTGGTAATGTAAAAATAATTAGATCTTTGtagagtcattttcttctattaAATTATAATTGAGTATTTTGTACCATTTGTCCAATTTGCCTTATAGAGTTGGTGATAAATAGTATAAGTACGGGCCCAGGATTTAAAGGTGGCAAGGACACATGAGTGAACTGCTCAACCTGTGCCTCCTTCTGCATTTTGATTTTAAAGGTTTCAAGTAAAATATATGATggttttcaatatatatatatatacacacacacatattcaGAATTTTTGCGGAAGTTAACCGGGTCCGGTAACCCCTCTCCTCCAAACACATAGGTCTGCCTCTTAGTATATTTATATGGTGTATGATAGAAGTACACCAGTTCTTGGTCGGGGGCATCCCAAATAATAGAAAGGTATGCGTTAAACATATGAGGCATAGTCAAACTTTTAGTCCACGGTTGTGTTGGATAATAGGTTAGTGGTGCATGCATGACCTTAAACTTTTGGATCCGCCTCTATTGCAACCTAAGGTATGTAATATGTTGTCTGCAAAGAAAATGTATGTAAAAGGAACTTTTGTGCATGTTAGAGAAGTGAAATATGTATTAAGCCTAAAAAATGACaacttgtattgtattgtatgcGATACAGTTCAATGTTAGTATTAGTCATGTTTGTCATTCTAAGTGCTGCTTAGTCCAACGTGCTTCATTCGCTAATCTGGACGTCCTTTACTGCAGGCAGAAGTATAGATAGAGATGGCTGCTTATGTTGCAGTGACTTCTCTAATGGGAACAATAGAGCTTTTGAAATCAAACTTGGATATGTGGGACACTCATGTGGAAAGTTTGAGTTTACTCTACGGAGAGTTTGATTCTCTGCAAGAGCTTCTTGATTATTCTGATGGTGAGCAAATGAAGAATTTGCACACAAAGGTCAAACACATAGCAAATGAAGCAGAAGACATGCAATCAAACTTGGATCTGTGGGACACAAATGCGAAAAGTTTGAATTTACTCCACGAGAAGGTTGATTGTCTGCAAGAGTTTCTTGATCATTCTGATGGTGAACAAATGGAGAATTTGTATGAAAAGGTCAAATTCATAGCATATGAAGCAGAAGACGAAGTTAAACCACAAATAAATGTGGTTATGGACGAACTATGGTACAGACTATATCAAGAGGATATTCTCAAGGAAGCCCTCGAGAGTCTTTTTAAGATCTCACAGCGAGCTATAGAAAATGTTGATTCCCTCAAGGAAGAGCTCATCACGCACATTCAGAATAACAATTTGCAAGCTGGAAATTCCTCGCATGGTGATTCAAGTTCACTACGATTGCATTCTTCAACCCTTGAGAACGATATGGTGGGGTACAACATTGAACAATCAAACATGATGAGTCAACTTACTGGAGGCTCAACTGAACTGGAAGTCATCTCTGTTACAGGTATGGGCGGCATTGGTaagtcaacttttgccaaaagGCTGTTTTCTCATCCCTCAGTTTTGAGCTTTTTTGACATCCGTGGATGGATTATCGTGTCTGAGGACTATAGTTATAGAAAGATGCTTTTAGGCCTACTTACAGATGCTAATTTTGGGAAAAAAGAAGAGCTTGATAAGAAAAGCGATTCAGATTTAGCCGTTTGCTTGAAACAAAGTTTAATGGGTCGAAGGTATTTAATTGTTGTGGATGACATATGGAGCAAGGAAGCTTGGGATGATATTAGACTGTGTCTTCCAGACGATGGTAAAAGAAGTCGGATACTGTTGACTACTCGAGACGTTGAGGTTGCTCAATATGCTAGCTCTCGGAAGGATCCTTTCAGGATGCATTTACTTGACTCAGATGACAGTTGGAATTTGTTTTACCAAAAAgcatttgtaggaaaaggttttcCAGTTGAATTCGAGGATGTTGGAAAGGAGGTTGCAAAAAACTGCAACGGATTACcacttatgattgttgtggttgCCAAGATTCTCTCCAGCAAGAGGACATTGGAAGAGTGGAGAAAAGTAGCTGAAAGTGTGAGCTCATTAGCAAAAATTGATGCTTATCAACAATGCTCAGGAATCCTGGCTTTAAGCTACAATCATCTTCCTTCTTATTTGAAAGGTTGCTTTCtgtattttggaatttttccAAAAGCTAGCGATATTTCTGTGGAAAAGTTGATTAGATTATGGGTTGTAGAGGGACTCCTAAAGGTAAAGGTATGGATGGTAAAATCATGACATGTGTGATTCATGATCTTGTTCATGATTTCTGCTTGAGAGAAGCCGACAGCCAGAGTGTTTTGTATGTTGAGAATACCAAAATTAAAGGATCCGGATGCGTTTTTCCTCAAGGTTGTAGGTGGGTATCAAGACAACTATCCACTTATGGACGCCTTAGATTTCATGATCTTCCTTATTTGCGTTCCTTTTCTCTCCACCAATTTGATACGGACCTTAATTTAAGATTCTTTTCATTCAAACTTCTTAGAGTATACGTGGAGCAAAATAAATATCCCGATTTTCCCTTAGCTATACTAGGTCTAGTTCTTTTAAGGTATTTAACATTGACGATTGGTGAGTCTGCACGATTATCAATTTATGAACTTCGGAATTTACAAACTCTTGTTGTTCGTCCAAATTCAAAATACAATAATGTTTGGAGCATGTCCTTACCAAATGAATTTGGAACCTCTCTCAGTTAAGGCATCTCGATTGTTGGTGTATGTATTTGTACTCTCCTCAGACGGCGTCAGAAAATGAGGTGAAGAACTTGGTTTTGGAAAATTTACAAACCGTTTCTGGGTTGATACCTTCTTGTTGCACAAAGGAAATATTTGAAGGGTTTAAGAAAGTGAAGAAATTGAAAATTGCTGGTAAACCAGGGGAATTTCATAGTGAGATTGGATGGCATAATAATCTTAAATATTTAGAAGCGCTCGAGGCACTAACTGTTGCAGTTCGGTACGGCGAAAGTTCTGACAATGTGCCGTGTTTAATAAATCCAAGCATAGGTTCTTTCCCACCAAATCTCAAAAAGTTGAAACTTGTCCGCACTCAACTTTCTTGGAACTGCATAAACATTTTTAGCAAGTTGCCCAATCTCGAGGTGCTCGAACTGAAGGAATTTGCCTCCCTAGGTGAAGATTGGGAAGTAACAGAGGCAGGATTCCCTAAATTGAAGTTCTTACTCCTTGAGTATCTGGATCTTCATTATTGGACATCCACCGATGATTGTTTCCAATGCCTTGAGCGTGTGTACATCAGAGATTGCGATAACTTACAAAAGATCCCAGAAGAATTTGCAGATAGTGTGACGCTGTAGCTAATTGAGTTGCATAAATGCTGCTATTCTCTTGTGACTTTTGCCAAGCAGATCCAGGAAACGCATGAGGAAATGGGAAACAACATGCTTAAAGTTTTTGCATTTGATTCAGTAAGTAAATGTCATCGACAATGAACTTTCAATACCCATCAATTGTTTTGACTTCTGATGAACTATGTTAAAGCAGTAGATGAGAATTAACCTATTGACAGTGATAGGATTTTATCTGCATAACTGCTGAATTGGAGTACATTGTTTGACTGTGATAAGAGTTTGTTACATTCGTTGCTTGTGATTGTCTTAGGGCTTTCACAATTGATTCGaagaatcaaaaatattttctctaattccAAGAATGTCTGAGAACAAGATCATTGTTTTGTTTGCAAAATTTGCTGTTGGGATTGTTTTGCAGTTCGGTCTCGAatgtttttctctattttcatttAAAGTCAAACCATCAAGTGGTCTAATTGTAGTGGTTGTTTGATATTTCTAATTTTACACTTTGTCATGTATGTCTGGCAGTTCGACAAATGTTGGTTGCCTGAAATTTTTTGTGGGGATGGTCTCTGTAAATGCAGTGATTCAGCCATTTTTTGTTGAGCTCATACTATCCTTGTACAGCTTGGCTATGTTAATATTCTGAATTTGGCCATTCCTGCTCTGTCGATCCTTGTACAGCTTGCTTATCCTTGTCAATTTTCTTTAGTTTGTTCTTGCTATTATTTGGTTCTTCCTTCCTGATATCAGAGGAAAACTAAACCACTGCTCATTGAATAGACAAACATGTAAAGGTGAATCACAAATAATATTAGGTTTACTCTCACAGTGAATCTGATTCCTCGGTGAATTTGTGCGATTCTTTAGACTGCATATTGTAGTATACATTTTGTACTTTTCAGTTCTACAATGGAAGAAAGAGACCTGAATTCAATATGTTAGGAACAATAAACCTTTTGAAAGGTGTCTTGCTTAGATAACCATATCTTTATCTGTTGTCTACTACTTGTATACCAAGGCTTCCCCACATCAACAAAAAATTTGAACAATTGTTGCTTGGTTGAAATTAGATATGTTGAGTCATACAAGCTATGTGGATATGTCTTGCTTATGAAGAAGAAGTGCTATGAACTCTAATATTTTCGTGCTACTTTCACTTTACATTTACTCCATAGTCACTTTACAGTACTTCTTTCATATTCTCTTTTACTATCTTTTCTTATTATTACTTGCTATTAGtgttgtattgggaaaaattgtgtTTACATATAAAGATGACGTGTCAAGATATGTAGACTAGTCAAAAAGTTACAACTGgtaaagaggcacgagttgcaacagatacgagcaaaggcaaaggaagagaCACGGACAGATATTCAAAGGACTCGGCGCCCGTATCTATTTAAGTCATTTAGGTAAGGGAATCAAGGGGGATGAATCTGACAATATATGAGAGTTcagatacagtatttaatgagcattaaatactgaatacgttagagaatctgtattaaatacaatgattgtgtaacgtagcattcaatgtctttaattactcataatagccttGTTAAGACAAGGGCAAAACGCATATCTcccaaatagctataaaagggagataATTGATCAATTGTAGGGACACGAAACACTATTGGAATATACTTTGGTTTACCTTTTTTTCTCCTGATTGTATTCTTGCTACCCAAATTACTCTTTTTTATATATTCTTTCGATTATCAGTAACTCGTGTTATTCTAAactctagctttgactaaaattttattttttggttaaacaaattggttctgttaccgagaatctgataatctattttcttttcgcttaactttccttgttgcatcaactatgttgaacaacaatgacaacattCAAGGAAACCAAGAAAACCATACAAACCAACAACTTCAGAGAGACCCTCAGGATAATAACGCACTGATTATTTCTCCACGAGGCTCTCCTCGGcgatctcgtgaaggcactcctaaTAGATCTCATACAGATGGACATGCTCAATTCGAAAATGTTGAAGCTATGGATGAGGCTTTGCAAAAACTTATTACCGCACAAGTCAATAAAGCCGTTCAGGCCTTGGTTAGCCAGTTacctgctgcaccacccacacgtactccaaataacaacactcTAGAGAACCCTCGTTCCGGGCTTGTTAATTCAGGTATCGGTGGAAACCCCAGTGAATCGCAAGAGGGAGAACCAGGTAATTTAGTTAATTCagatttgcaaaatttagtaataacattgcagaaacagctcaaggagcaaagtgaccaCATATAGCAAATACCCGGGTGCCGCCCGTAATCAAAGGTACATATGGATAAATATtctcaacaaccttggaagccaaatgctgctccccttccaattccaaagaaatttaaaatgcctgatattccaaaatacgatggaacaacagacccacgagaTCACATAActtcattcacaacaggcgtaaaaggcaacgatttgactaagcaggagattAAATCAGTATTAGTCAAAACATTCGGtaaaacactcaccaagggtgcattaacatggtattctcttttacccgaaaattctataaactcttttgctgagcttgcagattctttcattaaagcacattcgggagctcaaaaagtcgaaaaaagaatggaagatattttcaagatcaagcaaggggactcagaattgcttagagaattcgtggacagattccaacgtgaaagaatgacctTACCCTgtgtacctgataattgggcagctatagctttcacaagcAACTTGAATGAGAAAAACTCGGAAGCTACAAGGAGACTCAAGGAAAGCCTTCgtgaattcccagctacaacgtggaatgatATTTATAACAGGTATAACACGAAGCTGAGGATCGAAAAAGATACTGTTCCGcgatttcaaaaagaagaaaaggtaagttcgAGAAGTGCGGAGACCGAAAAAAGATCTGGTAAAAATAGGTGCGAGCCGTATATGGGACCTGCGggaaaagactcacggtcaaagcAGGACAATCAAAGGTATGATCACAGATCAAGgaatagagaatcaggttcttcatcaagatttaggAACGATCAAAACAActatgagtcacgagatgatgacaaaAACTTAAAAGCAAGATTCGGTGGTTACAATTTTAACGTCAGCACCTCCGAGTTTGtagctgttttgagaagcatgggtgataaggttcgatggccaaaagaaatgagatcgaatccaaataGGTgcaaccctgatcattggtgcgagtttcataatgatcacgggcataaaacAACAGACtgcagatttttacaaagtgaagttgatcatttattgaaacaaggatatcttactgagttgttcagtgagaaagggaagcaagcttacatgaagaacaggcAGGAACCTCCAAAACCACCTTCCCCCAAAAGAATTGTCAACGTTATAAGTGAgggtga includes the following:
- the LOC107769347 gene encoding putative late blight resistance protein homolog R1B-17, which gives rise to MAAYVAVTSLMGTIELLKSNLDMWDTHVESLSLLYGEFDSLQELLDYSDGEQMKNLHTKVKHIANEAEDMQSNLDLWDTNAKSLNLLHEKVDCLQEFLDHSDGEQMENLYEKVKFIAYEAEDEVKPQINVVMDELWYRLYQEDILKEALESLFKISQRAIENVDSLKEELITHIQNNNLQAGNSSHGDSSSLRLHSSTLENDMVGYNIEQSNMMSQLTGGSTELEVISVTGMGGIGKSTFAKRLFSHPSVLSFFDIRGWIIVSEDYSYRKMLLGLLTDANFGKKEELDKKSDSDLAVCLKQSLMGRRYLIVVDDIWSKEAWDDIRLCLPDDGKRSRILLTTRDVEVAQYASSRKDPFRMHLLDSDDSWNLFYQKAFVGKGFPVEFEDVGKEVAKNCNGLPLMIVVVAKILSSKRTLEEWRKVAESVSSLAKIDAYQQCSGILALSYNHLPSYLKGCFLYFGIFPKASDISVEKLIRLWVVEGLLKVKVWMVKS
- the LOC107769348 gene encoding putative late blight resistance protein homolog R1C-3, with amino-acid sequence MYLYSPQTASENEVKNLVLENLQTVSGLIPSCCTKEIFEGFKKVKKLKIAGKPGEFHSEIGWHNNLKYLEALEALTVAVRYGESSDNVPCLINPSIGSFPPNLKKLKLVRTQLSWNCINIFSKLPNLEVLELKEFASLGEDWEVTEAGFPKLKFLLLEYLDLHYWTSTDDCFQCLERVYIRDCDNLQKIPEEFADSVTL